In one Amia ocellicauda isolate fAmiCal2 chromosome 2, fAmiCal2.hap1, whole genome shotgun sequence genomic region, the following are encoded:
- the ss18 gene encoding protein SSXT isoform X2, protein MSVAFAAHRQRGKGDITPAAIQKLLDENNHLIQCIMDFQSKGKTAECSQYQQMLHRNLVYLATIADSNQNMQSLLPAKSETPTTEVKHEPPSQNMAMGPGGMNQSGPPQPPHGHSMPSEGMVGTGPPASHMQNQMNGQMPGPNHMPMPGPGPNQPNMPNSSMNMPPTSHGSMGGYNHAVPSSQSMPVQSQMNMNQGQPMGNYGPRPNMNMQPNQGPIMHQQPPSQQYNMPQGAGQHYQGQQNPMAMMGQVSQGNHVMGQRPMPPYRPPQQGPPQQYAGQEDYYGEQYSHGGQGTPEGHNDYGYQQSSYPEQGYDRPFEDSSQHYYEGGNSQYAQQQEAYPQGPPQQQGYPPQQQQYPGQQGYPGQQQTYGPSQAAPGQYPNYTQGQGPQYGGYRPPQPGPPQPQQQRTYGYDQALMRK, encoded by the exons atgtcGGTGGCTTTTGCAGCGCACAGGCAACGAGGGAAGGGCGACATCACTCCTGCAGCCATACAGAAG TTGCTAGATGAGAACAACCATCTCATCCAGTGTATAATGGACTTCCAGAGCAAAGGAAAGACGGCAGAATGCTCACA GTATCAACAGATGTTGCACAGAAATTTAGTGTACCTGGCCACGATAGCAGACTCAAATCAGAACATGCAGTCTCTTCTGCCAGCT AAGTCTGAAACACCCACCACAGAGGTAAAGCATGAA CCTCCCTCACAGAATATGGCCATGGGTCCAGGTGGTATGAATCAGAGTGGCCCTCCACAGCCCCCACATGGACACAGCATGCCTTCTGAAGGGATGGTTGGTACTGGACCTCCTGCCTCTCACATGCAGAACCAGATGAATGGACAGATGCCTG gACCGAACCACATGCCCATGCCAGGACCAGGACCCAACCAACCTAATATGCCAAACAGTTCAATGAACATGCCGCCCACTAGTCATGGATCCATGGGAGGCTACAACCATGCAGTCCCCTCCTCTCAGAGCATGCCTGTGCAAAGTCAGATGAACATGAATCAAGGACAGCCCATGGGTAATTATGGCCCTCGACCCAACATGAACATGCAACCTAACCAAG GTCCAATAATGCACCAGCAGCCACCTTCTCAACAGTATAACATGCCTCAGGGAGCTGGGCAGCACTATCAGGGCCAGCAGAATCCTATGGCCATGATGGGCCAGGTCAGCCAAGGCAACCATGTAATGGGACAGAGACCGATGCCTCCGTACAGACCGCCACAGCAAG GACCTCCTCAGCAGTATGCCGGCCAAGAGGATTATTATGGGGAGCAGTACAGTCATGGTGGACAAGGCACTCCAGAAG GTCATAATGATTACGGTTATCAGCAATCTTCGTATCCTGAACAAGGCTACGATAGGCCTTTTGAGGATTCCTCACAACATTACTACGAAGGAG GTAATTCACAGTACGCTCAGCAGCAGGAAGCCTATCCTCAAGGACCGCCTCAGCAGCAAGGCTACCCACCCCAGCAGCAGCAATATCCAGGCCAACAGGGCTACCCCGGTCAACAGCAAACCTATG GACCCTCTCAGGCAGCCCCAGGACAATACCCCAATTACACACAGGGGCAGGGACCCCAGTATGGGGGATACAGGCCTCCCCAGCCAGGCCCACCACAGCCACAACAGCAGCGCACCTACGGATATGACCAG GCTCTCATGAGGAAATAA
- the ss18 gene encoding protein SSXT isoform X1, giving the protein MSVAFAAHRQRGKGDITPAAIQKLLDENNHLIQCIMDFQSKGKTAECSQYQQMLHRNLVYLATIADSNQNMQSLLPAKSETPTTEVKHEPPSQNMAMGPGGMNQSGPPQPPHGHSMPSEGMVGTGPPASHMQNQMNGQMPGPNHMPMPGPGPNQPNMPNSSMNMPPTSHGSMGGYNHAVPSSQSMPVQSQMNMNQGQPMGNYGPRPNMNMQPNQGPIMHQQPPSQQYNMPQGAGQHYQGQQNPMAMMGQVSQGNHVMGQRPMPPYRPPQQGPPQQYAGQEDYYGEQYSHGGQGTPEGHNDYGYQQSSYPEQGYDRPFEDSSQHYYEGGNSQYAQQQEAYPQGPPQQQGYPPQQQQYPGQQGYPGQQQTYGPSQAAPGQYPNYTQGQGPQYGGYRPPQPGPPQPQQQRTYGYDQGQYGNYQQ; this is encoded by the exons atgtcGGTGGCTTTTGCAGCGCACAGGCAACGAGGGAAGGGCGACATCACTCCTGCAGCCATACAGAAG TTGCTAGATGAGAACAACCATCTCATCCAGTGTATAATGGACTTCCAGAGCAAAGGAAAGACGGCAGAATGCTCACA GTATCAACAGATGTTGCACAGAAATTTAGTGTACCTGGCCACGATAGCAGACTCAAATCAGAACATGCAGTCTCTTCTGCCAGCT AAGTCTGAAACACCCACCACAGAGGTAAAGCATGAA CCTCCCTCACAGAATATGGCCATGGGTCCAGGTGGTATGAATCAGAGTGGCCCTCCACAGCCCCCACATGGACACAGCATGCCTTCTGAAGGGATGGTTGGTACTGGACCTCCTGCCTCTCACATGCAGAACCAGATGAATGGACAGATGCCTG gACCGAACCACATGCCCATGCCAGGACCAGGACCCAACCAACCTAATATGCCAAACAGTTCAATGAACATGCCGCCCACTAGTCATGGATCCATGGGAGGCTACAACCATGCAGTCCCCTCCTCTCAGAGCATGCCTGTGCAAAGTCAGATGAACATGAATCAAGGACAGCCCATGGGTAATTATGGCCCTCGACCCAACATGAACATGCAACCTAACCAAG GTCCAATAATGCACCAGCAGCCACCTTCTCAACAGTATAACATGCCTCAGGGAGCTGGGCAGCACTATCAGGGCCAGCAGAATCCTATGGCCATGATGGGCCAGGTCAGCCAAGGCAACCATGTAATGGGACAGAGACCGATGCCTCCGTACAGACCGCCACAGCAAG GACCTCCTCAGCAGTATGCCGGCCAAGAGGATTATTATGGGGAGCAGTACAGTCATGGTGGACAAGGCACTCCAGAAG GTCATAATGATTACGGTTATCAGCAATCTTCGTATCCTGAACAAGGCTACGATAGGCCTTTTGAGGATTCCTCACAACATTACTACGAAGGAG GTAATTCACAGTACGCTCAGCAGCAGGAAGCCTATCCTCAAGGACCGCCTCAGCAGCAAGGCTACCCACCCCAGCAGCAGCAATATCCAGGCCAACAGGGCTACCCCGGTCAACAGCAAACCTATG GACCCTCTCAGGCAGCCCCAGGACAATACCCCAATTACACACAGGGGCAGGGACCCCAGTATGGGGGATACAGGCCTCCCCAGCCAGGCCCACCACAGCCACAACAGCAGCGCACCTACGGATATGACCAG GGTCAATATGGGAATTACCAGCAGTGA
- the ss18 gene encoding protein SSXT isoform X4 has protein sequence MSVAFAAHRQRGKGDITPAAIQKLLDENNHLIQCIMDFQSKGKTAECSQYQQMLHRNLVYLATIADSNQNMQSLLPAKSETPTTEVKHEPPSQNMAMGPGGMNQSGPPQPPHGHSMPSEGMVGTGPPASHMQNQMNGQMPGPNHMPMPGPGPNQPNMPNSSMNMPPTSHGSMGGYNHAVPSSQSMPVQSQMNMNQGQPMGPIMHQQPPSQQYNMPQGAGQHYQGQQNPMAMMGQVSQGNHVMGQRPMPPYRPPQQGPPQQYAGQEDYYGEQYSHGGQGTPEGHNDYGYQQSSYPEQGYDRPFEDSSQHYYEGGNSQYAQQQEAYPQGPPQQQGYPPQQQQYPGQQGYPGQQQTYGPSQAAPGQYPNYTQGQGPQYGGYRPPQPGPPQPQQQRTYGYDQGQYGNYQQ, from the exons atgtcGGTGGCTTTTGCAGCGCACAGGCAACGAGGGAAGGGCGACATCACTCCTGCAGCCATACAGAAG TTGCTAGATGAGAACAACCATCTCATCCAGTGTATAATGGACTTCCAGAGCAAAGGAAAGACGGCAGAATGCTCACA GTATCAACAGATGTTGCACAGAAATTTAGTGTACCTGGCCACGATAGCAGACTCAAATCAGAACATGCAGTCTCTTCTGCCAGCT AAGTCTGAAACACCCACCACAGAGGTAAAGCATGAA CCTCCCTCACAGAATATGGCCATGGGTCCAGGTGGTATGAATCAGAGTGGCCCTCCACAGCCCCCACATGGACACAGCATGCCTTCTGAAGGGATGGTTGGTACTGGACCTCCTGCCTCTCACATGCAGAACCAGATGAATGGACAGATGCCTG gACCGAACCACATGCCCATGCCAGGACCAGGACCCAACCAACCTAATATGCCAAACAGTTCAATGAACATGCCGCCCACTAGTCATGGATCCATGGGAGGCTACAACCATGCAGTCCCCTCCTCTCAGAGCATGCCTGTGCAAAGTCAGATGAACATGAATCAAGGACAGCCCATGG GTCCAATAATGCACCAGCAGCCACCTTCTCAACAGTATAACATGCCTCAGGGAGCTGGGCAGCACTATCAGGGCCAGCAGAATCCTATGGCCATGATGGGCCAGGTCAGCCAAGGCAACCATGTAATGGGACAGAGACCGATGCCTCCGTACAGACCGCCACAGCAAG GACCTCCTCAGCAGTATGCCGGCCAAGAGGATTATTATGGGGAGCAGTACAGTCATGGTGGACAAGGCACTCCAGAAG GTCATAATGATTACGGTTATCAGCAATCTTCGTATCCTGAACAAGGCTACGATAGGCCTTTTGAGGATTCCTCACAACATTACTACGAAGGAG GTAATTCACAGTACGCTCAGCAGCAGGAAGCCTATCCTCAAGGACCGCCTCAGCAGCAAGGCTACCCACCCCAGCAGCAGCAATATCCAGGCCAACAGGGCTACCCCGGTCAACAGCAAACCTATG GACCCTCTCAGGCAGCCCCAGGACAATACCCCAATTACACACAGGGGCAGGGACCCCAGTATGGGGGATACAGGCCTCCCCAGCCAGGCCCACCACAGCCACAACAGCAGCGCACCTACGGATATGACCAG GGTCAATATGGGAATTACCAGCAGTGA
- the ss18 gene encoding protein SSXT isoform X7, giving the protein MSVAFAAHRQRGKGDITPAAIQKLLDENNHLIQCIMDFQSKGKTAECSQYQQMLHRNLVYLATIADSNQNMQSLLPAKSETPTTEVKHEPPSQNMAMGPGGMNQSGPPQPPHGHSMPSEGMVGTGPPASHMQNQMNGQMPGPNHMPMPGPGPNQPNMPNSSMNMPPTSHGSMGGYNHAVPSSQSMPVQSQMNMNQGQPMGNYGPRPNMNMQPNQGPIMHQQPPSQQYNMPQGAGQHYQGQQNPMAMMGQVSQGNHVMGQRPMPPYRPPQQGNSQYAQQQEAYPQGPPQQQGYPPQQQQYPGQQGYPGQQQTYGPSQAAPGQYPNYTQGQGPQYGGYRPPQPGPPQPQQQRTYGYDQGQYGNYQQ; this is encoded by the exons atgtcGGTGGCTTTTGCAGCGCACAGGCAACGAGGGAAGGGCGACATCACTCCTGCAGCCATACAGAAG TTGCTAGATGAGAACAACCATCTCATCCAGTGTATAATGGACTTCCAGAGCAAAGGAAAGACGGCAGAATGCTCACA GTATCAACAGATGTTGCACAGAAATTTAGTGTACCTGGCCACGATAGCAGACTCAAATCAGAACATGCAGTCTCTTCTGCCAGCT AAGTCTGAAACACCCACCACAGAGGTAAAGCATGAA CCTCCCTCACAGAATATGGCCATGGGTCCAGGTGGTATGAATCAGAGTGGCCCTCCACAGCCCCCACATGGACACAGCATGCCTTCTGAAGGGATGGTTGGTACTGGACCTCCTGCCTCTCACATGCAGAACCAGATGAATGGACAGATGCCTG gACCGAACCACATGCCCATGCCAGGACCAGGACCCAACCAACCTAATATGCCAAACAGTTCAATGAACATGCCGCCCACTAGTCATGGATCCATGGGAGGCTACAACCATGCAGTCCCCTCCTCTCAGAGCATGCCTGTGCAAAGTCAGATGAACATGAATCAAGGACAGCCCATGGGTAATTATGGCCCTCGACCCAACATGAACATGCAACCTAACCAAG GTCCAATAATGCACCAGCAGCCACCTTCTCAACAGTATAACATGCCTCAGGGAGCTGGGCAGCACTATCAGGGCCAGCAGAATCCTATGGCCATGATGGGCCAGGTCAGCCAAGGCAACCATGTAATGGGACAGAGACCGATGCCTCCGTACAGACCGCCACAGCAAG GTAATTCACAGTACGCTCAGCAGCAGGAAGCCTATCCTCAAGGACCGCCTCAGCAGCAAGGCTACCCACCCCAGCAGCAGCAATATCCAGGCCAACAGGGCTACCCCGGTCAACAGCAAACCTATG GACCCTCTCAGGCAGCCCCAGGACAATACCCCAATTACACACAGGGGCAGGGACCCCAGTATGGGGGATACAGGCCTCCCCAGCCAGGCCCACCACAGCCACAACAGCAGCGCACCTACGGATATGACCAG GGTCAATATGGGAATTACCAGCAGTGA
- the ss18 gene encoding protein SSXT isoform X9, protein MSVAFAAHRQRGKGDITPAAIQKLLDENNHLIQCIMDFQSKGKTAECSQYQQMLHRNLVYLATIADSNQNMQSLLPAKSETPTTEVKHEPPSQNMAMGPGGMNQSGPPQPPHGHSMPSEGMVGTGPPASHMQNQMNGQMPGPNHMPMPGPGPNQPNMPNSSMNMPPTSHGSMGGYNHAVPSSQSMPVQSQMNMNQGQPMGNYGPRPNMNMQPNQGPIMHQQPPSQQYNMPQGAGQHYQGQQNPMAMMGQVSQGNHVMGQRPMPPYRPPQQGPPQQYAGQEDYYGEQYSHGGQGTPEGHNDYGYQQSSYPEQGYDRPFEDSSQHYYEGGIYIPSHKYVHTQN, encoded by the exons atgtcGGTGGCTTTTGCAGCGCACAGGCAACGAGGGAAGGGCGACATCACTCCTGCAGCCATACAGAAG TTGCTAGATGAGAACAACCATCTCATCCAGTGTATAATGGACTTCCAGAGCAAAGGAAAGACGGCAGAATGCTCACA GTATCAACAGATGTTGCACAGAAATTTAGTGTACCTGGCCACGATAGCAGACTCAAATCAGAACATGCAGTCTCTTCTGCCAGCT AAGTCTGAAACACCCACCACAGAGGTAAAGCATGAA CCTCCCTCACAGAATATGGCCATGGGTCCAGGTGGTATGAATCAGAGTGGCCCTCCACAGCCCCCACATGGACACAGCATGCCTTCTGAAGGGATGGTTGGTACTGGACCTCCTGCCTCTCACATGCAGAACCAGATGAATGGACAGATGCCTG gACCGAACCACATGCCCATGCCAGGACCAGGACCCAACCAACCTAATATGCCAAACAGTTCAATGAACATGCCGCCCACTAGTCATGGATCCATGGGAGGCTACAACCATGCAGTCCCCTCCTCTCAGAGCATGCCTGTGCAAAGTCAGATGAACATGAATCAAGGACAGCCCATGGGTAATTATGGCCCTCGACCCAACATGAACATGCAACCTAACCAAG GTCCAATAATGCACCAGCAGCCACCTTCTCAACAGTATAACATGCCTCAGGGAGCTGGGCAGCACTATCAGGGCCAGCAGAATCCTATGGCCATGATGGGCCAGGTCAGCCAAGGCAACCATGTAATGGGACAGAGACCGATGCCTCCGTACAGACCGCCACAGCAAG GACCTCCTCAGCAGTATGCCGGCCAAGAGGATTATTATGGGGAGCAGTACAGTCATGGTGGACAAGGCACTCCAGAAG GTCATAATGATTACGGTTATCAGCAATCTTCGTATCCTGAACAAGGCTACGATAGGCCTTTTGAGGATTCCTCACAACATTACTACGAAGGAGGTATCTATATACCTTCACacaaatatgtacacacacaaaattaa
- the ss18 gene encoding protein SSXT isoform X5 yields MSVAFAAHRQRGKGDITPAAIQKLLDENNHLIQCIMDFQSKGKTAECSQYQQMLHRNLVYLATIADSNQNMQSLLPAKSETPTTEVKHEPPSQNMAMGPGGMNQSGPPQPPHGHSMPSEGMVGTGPPASHMQNQMNGQMPGPNHMPMPGPGPNQPNMPNSSMNMPPTSHGSMGGYNHAVPSSQSMPVQSQMNMNQGQPMGNYGPRPNMNMQPNQGPIMHQQPPSQQYNMPQGAGQHYQGQQNPMAMMGQVSQGNHVMGQRPMPPYRPPQQGPPQQYAGQEDYYGEQYSHGGQGTPEGNSQYAQQQEAYPQGPPQQQGYPPQQQQYPGQQGYPGQQQTYGPSQAAPGQYPNYTQGQGPQYGGYRPPQPGPPQPQQQRTYGYDQGQYGNYQQ; encoded by the exons atgtcGGTGGCTTTTGCAGCGCACAGGCAACGAGGGAAGGGCGACATCACTCCTGCAGCCATACAGAAG TTGCTAGATGAGAACAACCATCTCATCCAGTGTATAATGGACTTCCAGAGCAAAGGAAAGACGGCAGAATGCTCACA GTATCAACAGATGTTGCACAGAAATTTAGTGTACCTGGCCACGATAGCAGACTCAAATCAGAACATGCAGTCTCTTCTGCCAGCT AAGTCTGAAACACCCACCACAGAGGTAAAGCATGAA CCTCCCTCACAGAATATGGCCATGGGTCCAGGTGGTATGAATCAGAGTGGCCCTCCACAGCCCCCACATGGACACAGCATGCCTTCTGAAGGGATGGTTGGTACTGGACCTCCTGCCTCTCACATGCAGAACCAGATGAATGGACAGATGCCTG gACCGAACCACATGCCCATGCCAGGACCAGGACCCAACCAACCTAATATGCCAAACAGTTCAATGAACATGCCGCCCACTAGTCATGGATCCATGGGAGGCTACAACCATGCAGTCCCCTCCTCTCAGAGCATGCCTGTGCAAAGTCAGATGAACATGAATCAAGGACAGCCCATGGGTAATTATGGCCCTCGACCCAACATGAACATGCAACCTAACCAAG GTCCAATAATGCACCAGCAGCCACCTTCTCAACAGTATAACATGCCTCAGGGAGCTGGGCAGCACTATCAGGGCCAGCAGAATCCTATGGCCATGATGGGCCAGGTCAGCCAAGGCAACCATGTAATGGGACAGAGACCGATGCCTCCGTACAGACCGCCACAGCAAG GACCTCCTCAGCAGTATGCCGGCCAAGAGGATTATTATGGGGAGCAGTACAGTCATGGTGGACAAGGCACTCCAGAAG GTAATTCACAGTACGCTCAGCAGCAGGAAGCCTATCCTCAAGGACCGCCTCAGCAGCAAGGCTACCCACCCCAGCAGCAGCAATATCCAGGCCAACAGGGCTACCCCGGTCAACAGCAAACCTATG GACCCTCTCAGGCAGCCCCAGGACAATACCCCAATTACACACAGGGGCAGGGACCCCAGTATGGGGGATACAGGCCTCCCCAGCCAGGCCCACCACAGCCACAACAGCAGCGCACCTACGGATATGACCAG GGTCAATATGGGAATTACCAGCAGTGA
- the ss18 gene encoding protein SSXT isoform X3, with product MSVAFAAHRQRGKGDITPAAIQKLLDENNHLIQCIMDFQSKGKTAECSQYQQMLHRNLVYLATIADSNQNMQSLLPAPPSQNMAMGPGGMNQSGPPQPPHGHSMPSEGMVGTGPPASHMQNQMNGQMPGPNHMPMPGPGPNQPNMPNSSMNMPPTSHGSMGGYNHAVPSSQSMPVQSQMNMNQGQPMGNYGPRPNMNMQPNQGPIMHQQPPSQQYNMPQGAGQHYQGQQNPMAMMGQVSQGNHVMGQRPMPPYRPPQQGPPQQYAGQEDYYGEQYSHGGQGTPEGHNDYGYQQSSYPEQGYDRPFEDSSQHYYEGGNSQYAQQQEAYPQGPPQQQGYPPQQQQYPGQQGYPGQQQTYGPSQAAPGQYPNYTQGQGPQYGGYRPPQPGPPQPQQQRTYGYDQGQYGNYQQ from the exons atgtcGGTGGCTTTTGCAGCGCACAGGCAACGAGGGAAGGGCGACATCACTCCTGCAGCCATACAGAAG TTGCTAGATGAGAACAACCATCTCATCCAGTGTATAATGGACTTCCAGAGCAAAGGAAAGACGGCAGAATGCTCACA GTATCAACAGATGTTGCACAGAAATTTAGTGTACCTGGCCACGATAGCAGACTCAAATCAGAACATGCAGTCTCTTCTGCCAGCT CCTCCCTCACAGAATATGGCCATGGGTCCAGGTGGTATGAATCAGAGTGGCCCTCCACAGCCCCCACATGGACACAGCATGCCTTCTGAAGGGATGGTTGGTACTGGACCTCCTGCCTCTCACATGCAGAACCAGATGAATGGACAGATGCCTG gACCGAACCACATGCCCATGCCAGGACCAGGACCCAACCAACCTAATATGCCAAACAGTTCAATGAACATGCCGCCCACTAGTCATGGATCCATGGGAGGCTACAACCATGCAGTCCCCTCCTCTCAGAGCATGCCTGTGCAAAGTCAGATGAACATGAATCAAGGACAGCCCATGGGTAATTATGGCCCTCGACCCAACATGAACATGCAACCTAACCAAG GTCCAATAATGCACCAGCAGCCACCTTCTCAACAGTATAACATGCCTCAGGGAGCTGGGCAGCACTATCAGGGCCAGCAGAATCCTATGGCCATGATGGGCCAGGTCAGCCAAGGCAACCATGTAATGGGACAGAGACCGATGCCTCCGTACAGACCGCCACAGCAAG GACCTCCTCAGCAGTATGCCGGCCAAGAGGATTATTATGGGGAGCAGTACAGTCATGGTGGACAAGGCACTCCAGAAG GTCATAATGATTACGGTTATCAGCAATCTTCGTATCCTGAACAAGGCTACGATAGGCCTTTTGAGGATTCCTCACAACATTACTACGAAGGAG GTAATTCACAGTACGCTCAGCAGCAGGAAGCCTATCCTCAAGGACCGCCTCAGCAGCAAGGCTACCCACCCCAGCAGCAGCAATATCCAGGCCAACAGGGCTACCCCGGTCAACAGCAAACCTATG GACCCTCTCAGGCAGCCCCAGGACAATACCCCAATTACACACAGGGGCAGGGACCCCAGTATGGGGGATACAGGCCTCCCCAGCCAGGCCCACCACAGCCACAACAGCAGCGCACCTACGGATATGACCAG GGTCAATATGGGAATTACCAGCAGTGA
- the ss18 gene encoding protein SSXT isoform X8 → MSVAFAAHRQRGKGDITPAAIQKLLDENNHLIQCIMDFQSKGKTAECSQYQQMLHRNLVYLATIADSNQNMQSLLPAPPSQNMAMGPGGMNQSGPPQPPHGHSMPSEGMVGTGPPASHMQNQMNGQMPGPNHMPMPGPGPNQPNMPNSSMNMPPTSHGSMGGYNHAVPSSQSMPVQSQMNMNQGQPMGNYGPRPNMNMQPNQGPIMHQQPPSQQYNMPQGAGQHYQGQQNPMAMMGQVSQGNHVMGQRPMPPYRPPQQGNSQYAQQQEAYPQGPPQQQGYPPQQQQYPGQQGYPGQQQTYGPSQAAPGQYPNYTQGQGPQYGGYRPPQPGPPQPQQQRTYGYDQGQYGNYQQ, encoded by the exons atgtcGGTGGCTTTTGCAGCGCACAGGCAACGAGGGAAGGGCGACATCACTCCTGCAGCCATACAGAAG TTGCTAGATGAGAACAACCATCTCATCCAGTGTATAATGGACTTCCAGAGCAAAGGAAAGACGGCAGAATGCTCACA GTATCAACAGATGTTGCACAGAAATTTAGTGTACCTGGCCACGATAGCAGACTCAAATCAGAACATGCAGTCTCTTCTGCCAGCT CCTCCCTCACAGAATATGGCCATGGGTCCAGGTGGTATGAATCAGAGTGGCCCTCCACAGCCCCCACATGGACACAGCATGCCTTCTGAAGGGATGGTTGGTACTGGACCTCCTGCCTCTCACATGCAGAACCAGATGAATGGACAGATGCCTG gACCGAACCACATGCCCATGCCAGGACCAGGACCCAACCAACCTAATATGCCAAACAGTTCAATGAACATGCCGCCCACTAGTCATGGATCCATGGGAGGCTACAACCATGCAGTCCCCTCCTCTCAGAGCATGCCTGTGCAAAGTCAGATGAACATGAATCAAGGACAGCCCATGGGTAATTATGGCCCTCGACCCAACATGAACATGCAACCTAACCAAG GTCCAATAATGCACCAGCAGCCACCTTCTCAACAGTATAACATGCCTCAGGGAGCTGGGCAGCACTATCAGGGCCAGCAGAATCCTATGGCCATGATGGGCCAGGTCAGCCAAGGCAACCATGTAATGGGACAGAGACCGATGCCTCCGTACAGACCGCCACAGCAAG GTAATTCACAGTACGCTCAGCAGCAGGAAGCCTATCCTCAAGGACCGCCTCAGCAGCAAGGCTACCCACCCCAGCAGCAGCAATATCCAGGCCAACAGGGCTACCCCGGTCAACAGCAAACCTATG GACCCTCTCAGGCAGCCCCAGGACAATACCCCAATTACACACAGGGGCAGGGACCCCAGTATGGGGGATACAGGCCTCCCCAGCCAGGCCCACCACAGCCACAACAGCAGCGCACCTACGGATATGACCAG GGTCAATATGGGAATTACCAGCAGTGA
- the ss18 gene encoding protein SSXT isoform X6, protein MSVAFAAHRQRGKGDITPAAIQKLLDENNHLIQCIMDFQSKGKTAECSQYQQMLHRNLVYLATIADSNQNMQSLLPAPPSQNMAMGPGGMNQSGPPQPPHGHSMPSEGMVGTGPPASHMQNQMNGQMPGPNHMPMPGPGPNQPNMPNSSMNMPPTSHGSMGGYNHAVPSSQSMPVQSQMNMNQGQPMGNYGPRPNMNMQPNQGPIMHQQPPSQQYNMPQGAGQHYQGQQNPMAMMGQVSQGNHVMGQRPMPPYRPPQQGPPQQYAGQEDYYGEQYSHGGQGTPEGNSQYAQQQEAYPQGPPQQQGYPPQQQQYPGQQGYPGQQQTYGPSQAAPGQYPNYTQGQGPQYGGYRPPQPGPPQPQQQRTYGYDQGQYGNYQQ, encoded by the exons atgtcGGTGGCTTTTGCAGCGCACAGGCAACGAGGGAAGGGCGACATCACTCCTGCAGCCATACAGAAG TTGCTAGATGAGAACAACCATCTCATCCAGTGTATAATGGACTTCCAGAGCAAAGGAAAGACGGCAGAATGCTCACA GTATCAACAGATGTTGCACAGAAATTTAGTGTACCTGGCCACGATAGCAGACTCAAATCAGAACATGCAGTCTCTTCTGCCAGCT CCTCCCTCACAGAATATGGCCATGGGTCCAGGTGGTATGAATCAGAGTGGCCCTCCACAGCCCCCACATGGACACAGCATGCCTTCTGAAGGGATGGTTGGTACTGGACCTCCTGCCTCTCACATGCAGAACCAGATGAATGGACAGATGCCTG gACCGAACCACATGCCCATGCCAGGACCAGGACCCAACCAACCTAATATGCCAAACAGTTCAATGAACATGCCGCCCACTAGTCATGGATCCATGGGAGGCTACAACCATGCAGTCCCCTCCTCTCAGAGCATGCCTGTGCAAAGTCAGATGAACATGAATCAAGGACAGCCCATGGGTAATTATGGCCCTCGACCCAACATGAACATGCAACCTAACCAAG GTCCAATAATGCACCAGCAGCCACCTTCTCAACAGTATAACATGCCTCAGGGAGCTGGGCAGCACTATCAGGGCCAGCAGAATCCTATGGCCATGATGGGCCAGGTCAGCCAAGGCAACCATGTAATGGGACAGAGACCGATGCCTCCGTACAGACCGCCACAGCAAG GACCTCCTCAGCAGTATGCCGGCCAAGAGGATTATTATGGGGAGCAGTACAGTCATGGTGGACAAGGCACTCCAGAAG GTAATTCACAGTACGCTCAGCAGCAGGAAGCCTATCCTCAAGGACCGCCTCAGCAGCAAGGCTACCCACCCCAGCAGCAGCAATATCCAGGCCAACAGGGCTACCCCGGTCAACAGCAAACCTATG GACCCTCTCAGGCAGCCCCAGGACAATACCCCAATTACACACAGGGGCAGGGACCCCAGTATGGGGGATACAGGCCTCCCCAGCCAGGCCCACCACAGCCACAACAGCAGCGCACCTACGGATATGACCAG GGTCAATATGGGAATTACCAGCAGTGA